The genomic interval TATTCATTCGGATAACCGATTCTGGCATCCAGGCCAGTTACGAGTTCGAACAATTCTTTGGCATCCTGCAATTGCGCACCTCCTCCGGTAATAACTACACCACCTGCCAGGCGGTTTTCATAGCCGGAACGGATAATTTCGGCATGCACCATTTCTATGATCTCTTCCATGCGGGCTTCAATAATATGCGCCAGATTTTTCACAGAAATTTCTTTAGGCATACGGTTGCGAAGGCCAGGGATAGATACTACTTCGTTCCAGCTGGCATCTTCCGCAATGGCTTTACCAAATTTCACTTTCAGCGATTCCGCCTGATTTGGCATGACCATGCAGCCTTCTTTAATGTCTGAAGTAATAATCGTTCCTCCAAAAGGAATGACTGCCGTATGACGGATAATATTATCATAGAAAATAGCAATATCAGTAGTGCCGCCGCCAATATCAATAAGAGCTACCCCAGCTTCTTTCTCTTCTTTGGTGAGCACAGCCATACTGGATGCAATCGGTTCCAGAATCAGGTTTTCTATTTCCAGATTAGCTCTGCGCACACATTTGTTAATGTTGTGAATAGCAGTAGTCTGTGCAGTAATAATATGGAAATCGGCTTCCAGCTTGATACCAGACATCCCTACCGGATCTTTAATGCCTCCTTCATAATCCACCGTATAATTCTGCGGCAATACATGAATAATCTCGCTTCCGGGAGGAATTACGGTGCGGTACATATCATTGGTCAGGCGGTTGATGTCTTCCACACTGATTTCAGTATCCGATGAGGTACGGGTGATACTGCCCCGTTGCTTGAGGCTTTTAATATGCTGACCGGCAATGCCTACATTTACCACCCGGATGTTGATACCAGATTGTTGTTCAGCTTCTGCAATCGCTTGCATAATGGCCTCAACCGTTTTGTCAATGTTGGTGACAAGTCCACGGGTTACGCCTTCGGAGACGGCTTTACCCATACCTAAAATTTCGAGTTTGCCGTAATCATTTTTACGGCCTACAATAGCACAAATCTTGGTGCTGCCAATATCGAGACCTACTACTATTTTGTCTTTTTGCATAAATAATTATTCACAAATGATTTGATCCTGATAAGCAAGGCTCACCCTGCTGTATCTGTTCCAACCTTTTACAGGAATTATCTGCTTGTAAAAGATTTTCAGTTTGTCGAACTTCCGTTCAATATCTGTAGCCTCTCCGAACTCGATCACTTGCCTTCCCACCTGCGGATACATAAGTACAGTTCCGTCTGCGTTTACATATAACTGTGCAATCTGCGCTTTCCAGAACTTATGCCGGTCAATAAACTGCAACAATTCAAAAAAGCCTTCTCCTTCCTTTTCCTCTGCACGTATGTTTTCTTTTTCTAGTAAATTTTCAATATTGGCCCCTTCTATCAATACTACCCTGGCCGTGAACCGTTCCGATAATGGCAGGATATTTCCCTGATCGCTGATGTAAGCATCAGGTGCCTGCCTATGTACAATCCGGGCGATTGGCCTGGATTGTGTTATCTCTACTGCCAGCACTCCTTCCAGATCATGCGAAACCTGACAGCTTCGTATAAATTTATTCGTTTTTATCCGGTTTTCAAGGTTTTTTAAGTCAATATTTTTATAGGGCACTCCTACCAGATTTTCACTTCCGCCATTAGAAACCAGGTTCAGAATGTCGGCATTATTGATGAAATAGGTATCGAGTGTATCCTCAATGGCAATATTAACTTTTGTACAAACCTGAGATGCCTGTTTTTTTTCTACAAAACTGATCAAGGCAAAGAATATCACAAATGTAAGAAAAACCTTAACTTTTCTTTTTAATCTATGCCTGAAAAAGTTCCCAACCCTTTTGAACATGGCAATCTTTACTGATTCACAGATAGTTTATTATTGAAATATTCCTTGATCGGAATGATAAGCTGGTCAATATCACCAGCTCCTATGGTTACTAACACCTCAATAGACATTTTATTTAGTTCATCCAGCAAATTATTTTTTCCGCATAGCATTTTTTCGCTGGAAGTAATCTTCTCCAGCAGCATTTGCGAGCTTACGCCAGGTATGGGTAACTCTCTCGCCGGATAAATATCCAGTAAGATTACCTGGTCAGCTAAACTCAAACTGGAAGCGAATCCTTCAGCAAAATCTCTGGTACGCGAATACAAGTGAGGCTGGAATACCGCTGTAATTTTCTTTGCCGGGTATAGTGCCCTGACAGATCGTAAAAGTGCCTCAATTTCAGCGGGGTGATGGGCGTAATCGTCAATGTAAACAAGGTAAGGATTTTTTACAATATATTCAAATCTTCTTTTTACGCCTTTATACGTTTCTATTGCTTGTTTGGCCTGCTCTGGTGTTACGCCTGCTTGTATGCTGGCAGCCATAGCTACTAATGCATTTTCCACATTGTGAAAACCAGGTACCTGCAAATGAATATCTTTCAAGCTTATATCTGCACTAGTAACATCGAATACAAAACTGCCATCTGCTATGTGTACATTTTCTGCCCGGAAGTAAGCAGGTTGGGTTCTGGAAAAATCAAAAACCTGTACAGACTTATCTTTTGGTGCTTGCAAGGGTAAACCTTGTTTGATAAATAAGCTTCCTGCAGGTTTGATCTGGTTGATAAATTCCTGGTAAGAACTCACTACCGAATCTGCATTGCCATAAATATCCAGATGATCGGCATCCACAGAATTCACAACTGCAATATCCGGAAATAAAGTCAGGAACGAACGGTCGTATTCATCTGCTTCCACCACAACGACAGGTGCATCGGCACTGGCCGGATCGTTTATCAGTAAATTTGTATTGTAATTAGCTGTAATTCCCCCCAGAAAAGCGGCACAGTTTTTACCGGAAGCTTTCAGAATATGTGCCACCATGGAAGAAGTAGTGGTTTTGCCATGCGTACCGGCTACGGCCACTGTAAACATATTCTTTGTGAGCCAGCCCAGTACCTGTGAGCGTTTTTTAAGCTCGTATCCATTTTCCTGAAAGAAAGTATATCCCTTGTGGTTCTTCGGAATAGCTGGTGTATAAATAATTAAATTTTCTTCTGACTTTTTCAGAAAAACTGGTGGAATTAACCCAATTTCGTCCTCGAAATGTACCCCAATTCCTTCTTGCTGTAATTGATTAGTGAGCGTAGTAGGTGTACGGTCGTAGCCAGCAACAAAACAGCCATTGGCATGAAACCAGCGGGCAAGGGCACTCATTCCAATGCCGCCTATGCCGAGAAAATATACGCTGGAAACGTTTGCTACATTCAATGGTGTAAAGTCTGTTTTTATCCTGTATGCAAATTTGAAAAAAATTTGGTTTATATTTTTATATCAGCCACTTTTTATTACCATTTAATTTCTATTGCTACTCACATTTCATTTTCTATTGATTTATTTTATTCTTCTTTTATCGTTTTACTTGTTTTTTACTTAATGAGTTTCAAAATTTCCTGAGCAATTTGTTTAGCAGCATCTGGTTTGCCTAATTTTCTGATGTTTATAGCTAATTCGCGCTTTTTAGATTCATCGCCTAATAAAGAAAGCGTAGCAGGAATGAGTTTCTCCATCGCTTCTGCATCTTTTACCATCAAGGCAGCCTGATTGTTTACCAGCGCCATGGCATTTTTAGTCTGATGGTCTTCGGAAACATTGGGAGAAGGCACGAGTACAGCCGGTTTTGCTGCCAGACACAATTCAGAAATAGATAAGGCACCTGCTCTGGAAATCACCACATCTGCCGCACCATAGGCTAAATCCATAGGGGCAATAAAATCATGTACCTGAATATTGGAAGTAGAATAGGAAGCCGTGGCTTGTTTGCAGCTTTCAAAATAGAATTTACCGGTTTGCCAGATTACCTGAACGTTGGCTTGTGAAAGTGTTTGCAGGGAAGCTTTTAATGTTTCATTAATGGTACGGGCACCCAGGCTTCCACCAATGACGAGAATTGTTGGCTTATTTTCGGCTAGTTTGAAATGCTGTAGGGCTTTACTGCGATTTAGATTAGTATCCAGAATATCTTTCCGTACGGGATTACCGGTTACAATAATTTTGTCTGATGGAAAAAACGTTGACATATCCGGATAGGCCACACAGATTTTCTTCGCATTTTTGGCCAGCCACTTATTGGTTAGTCCGGCATACGAATTTTGTTCCTGAATTAAGGTAGGAATACCGGCAGAGGCCGCTGCATATAACAAGGGGCCACTGGCATAACCTCCTACACCTACGGCCACATCTGGTTTAAACTCCTTTAGAATACTTTTTGCCTTCCATATACTGTTAATCACTTTAAAAGGAAAGAGCAAATTAGCGGCTGTGAGTTTGCGCTGAAGTCCGGCAATGGGCAAACCTATGATTTTGTAGCCGGCTTGCGGTACTTTTTGCATTTCCATTTTGCCTATTGCGCCAACAAACAATAATTCAACTGAGTTGCTGGTTTCTTTTAAGGCATTAGCGATAGCAATAGCCGGATAAATATGTCCTCCGGTGCCGCCACCGCTGATGATGATTCTTACTGGTTTGTTAGTTGCCATAGTCGTATCAGGAACCTGCGTGAACAGGTAATAAGGGTTAGCAAAATTTTTTGCTAATATACGGTTTCAATAAAGTTATGATTATTTTATGTTGACGCAGGAGTTTAAAAAATAAAAAGTAGCTTAAAAAATACTCCTTCTATCCAGTGCATGAACTGATGTAAGAAATGTTGTATGGAACAATGATTTATAGGATGAGCAGTCTGGAAATAGGATTTTTTGATAGATAAGATTATTAGGATTAAATAAAATCCTGCTAATCCTGAAATCCAGTGAATCGTGGTTCCAGACTATAATTCCTTCAATTCCTGGAATCCTATAAATCTTAACTGAGCCAGTTATTTAATCACTTCTTCTTTGATTTCTCCCCGGCTTACACTCAGAATAATTCCGATGGAAATCCCGGTAAATAGCAGTGAGGTTCCGCCCATACTCAATAGAGGCAAGGGCAGACCAGTAATAGGTAATAATCCTACTGCCACACCCATATTCACCATCGCCTGAATCACCAGACTGAAACTGAGGCCGGCGGAGAGAAGGCCGCCGAAAGCCCGGTCACTTCGGGAAACAGCCAGCATTCCCCGGTAGAGTAAAGCCAGGTAGAGAAAAATTGT from Rhodocytophaga rosea carries:
- a CDS encoding cell division protein FtsQ/DivIB, with product MIFFALISFVEKKQASQVCTKVNIAIEDTLDTYFINNADILNLVSNGGSENLVGVPYKNIDLKNLENRIKTNKFIRSCQVSHDLEGVLAVEITQSRPIARIVHRQAPDAYISDQGNILPLSERFTARVVLIEGANIENLLEKENIRAEEKEGEGFFELLQFIDRHKFWKAQIAQLYVNADGTVLMYPQVGRQVIEFGEATDIERKFDKLKIFYKQIIPVKGWNRYSRVSLAYQDQIICE
- the ftsA gene encoding cell division protein FtsA → MQKDKIVVGLDIGSTKICAIVGRKNDYGKLEILGMGKAVSEGVTRGLVTNIDKTVEAIMQAIAEAEQQSGINIRVVNVGIAGQHIKSLKQRGSITRTSSDTEISVEDINRLTNDMYRTVIPPGSEIIHVLPQNYTVDYEGGIKDPVGMSGIKLEADFHIITAQTTAIHNINKCVRRANLEIENLILEPIASSMAVLTKEEKEAGVALIDIGGGTTDIAIFYDNIIRHTAVIPFGGTIITSDIKEGCMVMPNQAESLKVKFGKAIAEDASWNEVVSIPGLRNRMPKEISVKNLAHIIEARMEEIIEMVHAEIIRSGYENRLAGGVVITGGGAQLQDAKELFELVTGLDARIGYPNEYLGKSKVEVIKNPMYATPVGLVLAGFQSIDERENRYMQVQATKTTQPQTQASSTPAKEARKPQGGDFFRRILDKTKSFMIDDFEDKNDY
- the murC gene encoding UDP-N-acetylmuramate--L-alanine ligase; its protein translation is MNVANVSSVYFLGIGGIGMSALARWFHANGCFVAGYDRTPTTLTNQLQQEGIGVHFEDEIGLIPPVFLKKSEENLIIYTPAIPKNHKGYTFFQENGYELKKRSQVLGWLTKNMFTVAVAGTHGKTTTSSMVAHILKASGKNCAAFLGGITANYNTNLLINDPASADAPVVVVEADEYDRSFLTLFPDIAVVNSVDADHLDIYGNADSVVSSYQEFINQIKPAGSLFIKQGLPLQAPKDKSVQVFDFSRTQPAYFRAENVHIADGSFVFDVTSADISLKDIHLQVPGFHNVENALVAMAASIQAGVTPEQAKQAIETYKGVKRRFEYIVKNPYLVYIDDYAHHPAEIEALLRSVRALYPAKKITAVFQPHLYSRTRDFAEGFASSLSLADQVILLDIYPARELPIPGVSSQMLLEKITSSEKMLCGKNNLLDELNKMSIEVLVTIGAGDIDQLIIPIKEYFNNKLSVNQ
- the murG gene encoding undecaprenyldiphospho-muramoylpentapeptide beta-N-acetylglucosaminyltransferase; the encoded protein is MATNKPVRIIISGGGTGGHIYPAIAIANALKETSNSVELLFVGAIGKMEMQKVPQAGYKIIGLPIAGLQRKLTAANLLFPFKVINSIWKAKSILKEFKPDVAVGVGGYASGPLLYAAASAGIPTLIQEQNSYAGLTNKWLAKNAKKICVAYPDMSTFFPSDKIIVTGNPVRKDILDTNLNRSKALQHFKLAENKPTILVIGGSLGARTINETLKASLQTLSQANVQVIWQTGKFYFESCKQATASYSTSNIQVHDFIAPMDLAYGAADVVISRAGALSISELCLAAKPAVLVPSPNVSEDHQTKNAMALVNNQAALMVKDAEAMEKLIPATLSLLGDESKKRELAINIRKLGKPDAAKQIAQEILKLIK